The DNA window AAGTGGTGGAGAAAAACAAAGAATTTCAATAGCAAGGTGTCTGCTTAAAAATAGCCCAATAGTTGTTTTAGATGAAATAACAGCTTATTCTGATATAGAAAACGAAGCTAAAATTCAAAGTGCTATTAGAAATTTATTAAAAGATAAAACTGCTATTATAATAGCCCACAGATTGTATACTATAAAAGATGTTGATAATATTGTTGTGTTAAATGAAGGAGAAATTGTAGAAAGTGGAAAACATCAGAATTTAATTACAAAAGAAAATGGTTTATATAAACATCTTTGGGAGGTGAAATAAATAATGTTAAATAATTTAAAAATGTTATTAGATAAAGATTACACTCCTGTAAAAAAAGCTACTTATTATCAGTTATTAGATATTTTATTTAATATGATAATTTACACTATTTTATTTTTAACAATATATTCACTGATAGAAAAATCTTTTACTATGAATAAAATTTATTGCTATTCTGGACTTTTAATTATAGCCCTTATTTTTAAAAGCCATTTTGGTGGTTGGGGTATGGTTAAAATGCAAAAAACTGGAAGTACAGCCTCAAAGGATTTAAGAATAGCAATGGGTGACCATGTTAAAAAATTAAATTTAGGTTATTTTAATAGCCATAATTTAGGATATTTAATCAATATATTAACTATGGATATAACAGATTTTGAACAAGCTATAACTCATAATATTCCTGATTTATTAAAAGTTTTAGTTTTGAGTGTTTATTTGTTACTTATAACTTTCTTTATAAATTTTAAACTTGCTATAATTCAAATTATTGTTGTTTTATTAACTATACCTATACTTAAAGTTGGTGGAGAAAAATTAGAAAAAATTGGAGTGGAAAAGAAAACTGTTTCTGCTAAATTAATTTCAACTATTATAGAATATATAAGTGGTATAGAAGTTTTTAAAAGTTTTGGAGTTATAGGAGATAAATTTGAAAGATTAGAAAAGGGGTTTAGAGATTTAAAAAAATATTCTATAAAATTGGAACTTGCTGCTGTTCCTTATGTTTTACTATTTCAAATAATTATAGACTTGTTATTCCCTATTCTTCTATTATTAGCAGTTAGATTTTTTATGAATGGAGAATTGGAAGCTAAAATGCTAGTAGGTTTTATAGTTTTAAGTTTAACACTTACTAATGTTATAAGAAATTTTTCAGCTAGTTATTCTGTAACAAGATATTTATTTCTTTCAGTTGCTAAAATCTCAGATACTTTAAATTACCCAACTATTTCATATAAAGATGAAGATTTTAATTTTTCAAGCTATGATATAAGTTTTGAAGATGTTGATTTCTCTTACACAAAAGATAGAAAAGTTTTAAAAGATATTAATTTTATAGCAAAGAATAATGAAATAACTGCCTTAGTAGGAAAATCTGGTTCTGGAAAATCAACTATTATGAGTTTGATAGCAAGATTTTGGGATACCACAAAAGGAAGTATAAAAATTGGAGGAAAAGATATAAAAGAAGTTAATCCTGATTCACTTTTAAAAAATATAAGTATGGTGTTTCAAGATGTTTATTTAATAAATGATACCATCTATGAAAATATAAGAATGGGGAACTTAAATGCTAGTAAAGAAGAAATTATGAATGCAGCAAGGATAGCAAATTGTCATGATTTTATTTCTAAATTATCTAAGGGCTATGATACTTATATAGGTGAGGGAGGAAGTACATTGTCAGGTGGAGAAAAACAAAAAATTTCAATAGCAAGAGCATTATTAAAGAATTCTCCAATTATATTATTAGATGAAGCTACTGCTTCACTTGATGCTGATAGTGAACATGAAATAAAAATGGCTATAAATGAGTTGATAAAAGATAAGACTGTTATAATTATTGCTCATAGATTAAATACTATAAAAGATGCAAATAAAATAATAGTTATGGATGATGGAAAAATTATTGAAAGTGGTAATCATGAAAAACTTATGAATGATAAAGGAACTTATTATTCAATGTTTACTGCTATGGAAAAGGCAAAAGAATTTAGTATATAAAAATAAAAAAATTTTCCTTTGAAAGGTTAAATTTCTAATTCTTAAATAGAGATTACTGTGACATCCTATAATATTGAAAGAGCCTTTTGTGAGCTCTAGAAATATTATAGGCTGTCAAATAATCATTGATAATTAGAGATTATTAAATTTTTTCAAAGAAAATTATTTTTTTACAACACCATCAATCCAATTAAATAATTCTTCTAAATCATAATCTCCACCATGTCCTTGTCCCCAAGGAGAAGCAAAGTCTACAACTTTTCCAGAATTTTTTAATTTTAAAGCTAATATTGCTGGTATAGCAAGAGATGTATCTTTATCTATTGCTCCATGTCTTATTCTCCAATATTTAGTTGAAGTATTATTTTCAATATAATACATTGGATTCATCATTTTTATTATATTTTTATCTGCCATTTTTGGAACTGAAATTTTATTATTTTTATCATTAAACTTACCACTACTAAAATACTCAATAGCAGCTTTATTGTTTATATCAAAAGAAAATTTAGTGAAATGTTTATTATCAGATTTTTTATCTCCAAATAAATTATTTTCACCAGAACTTGCATCTAAACTATCAAAAGCAGGAGGAGATTTCATTCTATCTCCAATATGAGTATACACATCTAAGTTAACCGTTACAACTTTATTATTTTCAATAGTAAAGGCTTTTTTAAATTGACTGATATCTTTTCCTTCTTTCAAGGCTTTATTAGCAGAATTTCTAATTATAATTGAAAGATAAGTTTTAAAACTTCCATTACCATTTTTATCAAGAGTTAATGAATTACCTGCATCATCAGTCAATTTTAGACTATTTAAATAAATTGGAAATAGAGTTTTTAATTTATTAGATATTTTTATTTCCTCATCAGTCAGATTTCCTTGAACAATTGAGTGAGTTAAACTTCTATCATTATATTCTTGTGCAGAAGTATTTCTAGTAAACTCCATTCTTGAGTATGAATTAACATCATTATACATCCATTCATAGGCAGAATCTGCATTTTCTAAATTTGTAATAGGACAGTAAGCAGATACTGCAAAAATATCATCTCTTGTTTCAGCTGCACCAATTTCTTTTAAATAAGGCAAATAATCAATAGAATTACCTGTCGCTCCTAAAAGAGCAGATAATGCACCACCAGCACTTGTCCCATTTGAAATTATTTTATTAGCATCTCCAGGCATAATTTCATCGTTAAGATATAGATATCTAACTGCTGCTTTTAAATCAACTATTGCAGCAGGAGCTTTTCCTGTGTAATTGCCTTTATCATCAGTTAAAGTTCTGCCTCTAGCACCAGGAGCCGCAACTACATAACCTTTTGATAAGGCATAAGTTAGAGAATTAGCTTTTCCATCTCTTCCAAGGCCAACTGTATCAGCCTTTCCTGGCATATATCCTCCAACAGTGTTAGGGAAAAATATAGGGGCATTATTGCTATTGTAACTTCCAATAGATGAATTATTAAAATATTCTTCTGGAATATAGATGTTCATATTTTGATAGTCTTTATCTATAGGATTTTTTACATAAACAATATTTTCATAAGCACGATACTTTATTTTTTGTCCATTAATTCCAGTTTCTTTTGAAACATATTTATCAGGATTAAAATTTAGATCATACTCATTTTTTACAACTTTTGTAGTTTTTTGAGCTGAAAATAACATTGAACCAAATAAACAAAACAATATTAAAAATTTTAATTTTCTCATATCATCTCCTTAAAACTACACTCTAATATTTACAGGCATAATTAAGTAAATATAATTTTCATTTCCCTCTTCCATAAATCTTAACATAGAACTAGAATTAGTAGCATCAATAATAATGTTTTTATCAACATTATCTACAAATTCTTTGATATATTTGCAGTTCATTCCTAATTTTAAGTCTTCACCAGTTTTTATCATATTAACTTTTTGATTAATCTTAGCATTAGCAGAAACACCACTTATTAAAAGCTGATTACCTTTAAAGTTAAATGTAGCAACATTTTTAGAATCACTACTATTTTTAGTTACAGATATAACTTTTTTAAGTGAAGAATTTAAGTCATCCTTATTAAATTCAAATCTTTTATCATGGTTTGTATTATTAATAAGAGGTCTGAAATCTGGAAAAGATAAAGATAATAACTTACAAGTAAAATAAGCGTCTTTCCAAGTCACAATAAGTTTATCATCACTTGCTGCAAGAGAAAACTCTTCATCTAAATCTTTAAATATTTTATAAAGAACTCCTATACTATCTCCTGGAACTAAGATATCTTTATTTATCATATTATTAAGCTCTTTTTTCATATAGATAAGTCTGAACGAATCTGTTGAAACAAGTTCTAAAATATTATCCTTAAATATCATTTTTATTGAATTAAATAAAGTATCTGTACCAGCAGATGGATTAGTAAGAAATTTAACTTTTTCAAGAGACATAGTAAATTTTACAGTATTTTCACTTGCAATAACTATTGGAATAATTTCAGTAAGTTCTGGGTAAGTATTATCATCTAATATTGAAAATTCAGCATTATTTACAATTAAATAACCATCTTTCTTTTCAAAATTGATATTTTCTCCTTCAAGTAATTTTATATATTCTAAAAGTAAAGCAGGTTTTATTAAGACTTGACCTTCACTTTCAATTTCACAATTTGCATATCTTATAAGCTCAATTTCAGTGTTAGCACCCTTAAATACAACTTGATTATTTTTAGCTTGTATAAATAGCCCTGCTAAACTTGGTTTAACAGGATTATCTTTTAAAATATTTGAATATTCTCCAATTATTTCTATTGTTTTTTGTCTATTTATAGAAAATTTCATTAAATTTCACTCCTTTAGTTTGCTATTAAAATTTCTTGCCAATATTTGTTTTGGATATTTAATTTATCTCCAATATCTATTAAAAGTTGAGCGTCTTTTGTTTTTCCAACATCATATAGAGGCTTTTTAGTTACAAGTTTATCTGCACCAGTATTTATACTAGGAATTTCAATAAAATCTGAAATTTTAGCATATACATCTGGTCTATGGATATAGTTTATAAATTTCATAGCATTTTCAAAATTTTTAGAATCTTTTAGAACTACAAATGAATCTATTGAAGAATATCCTTGGTCACCAGGTGGAACAATAAAATCTACATTTTCTCTATCTTCTTGTGAAAGTTCTCTATAAATATTATCTGGATATCCTTGAACTACCCAGAAATCTCCATTAGCAAAGCCTTTTCCATAAGATTCAGCATCAAATTTTGCAATATTTTTCTTCCAATTTAGAATAGTAGATTTTGCTTTTTCCATAGCTTCTGTTGAATTGGCATCTTGTTTATAACCATTTAGAGCTAAAGCAGGAACAAATACTTCTCTCATATCATCTAAAAGTGTCATTCTTCCAGCTAAATCCTCTCTATTATAAATAGTATAATCTCTTGGATAATCTTTTACAAATTTTTTATTTACTGCTATACAAGTAATTCCCCTCATATAAGGAACTCCATAATCATTTTCTGGGTCAAATTCTCTTAATTTTGCCATATAGGCATCATCAATATTTTTAATATTTTCTAATTGAGATTTATCTAATTTTGCAAGCATATCTTCTTTCATCATTATTTCATAATAGTCACTAGAAGGCATAATAATATCATAGCCTTCTCCACCAGCTTTTATTTTAGTGTACATTTCTTCATTAGAAGAATAAATATCTTCAACAACTTTTATACCAGTTTCATTTTCAAAATCTTCATATACAAACTGTGGAATATAGTCAGCCCAACTATATACATACAAAGTATTTTCATCTTTATTATCTCCACAAGAGACTAACATTATAGTTGCTAAAAATAATAAAAATATTTTTTTCATTTAAACCTCCCAACTTAATTTTTTACATTATTATATTATACCTTATTTATAGATATTTTAATAGAAATTATTATTGCTTATTATCAATATTAATATTATTTTTTACATATAAATCAAGTTTATTATAAGGAATTTCAATTCCATTTTTATCAAAAAATTTCTTAACATTAATATTACAATCTAACATTGTATCAAGATAGTCTTCCTTTCTTACCCAAGCTCTAAATACATAATCAAGTGAACTAGCATTTTGTTTATTTAAACTAATAGTAACAGGTAAATCAGGATTATTTTTTATAATTCTTGGTTCATTTTCAATTACCTGATGTAAAACTGAAATAACCTTGTCCACAGGAACATCATAAGAAGCTGAATAAATTAAATCAAGTCTTCTAAATGGATTTTTTGAATAGTTAATAATAGATGCATTGGCTATTTGACTATTTGGAACAATAATTAAAGGTCCATTAAGTTGTTGAATAATTGTATATAGTATATGTATACTCTGTACAGTACCTTCAATATTTTTATCTAAACTTGAAATAAAATCTCCCTTAGATACCTGTTTAAAAAATAAAATTAAAATACCACTAGCAAGATTAGACAAACTTCCTTGTAATGCTAAGCCAACTGCAACACCAGCAGTACCTAAAACTGTAACAAGTGATGTAGCTCTCAGTCCAAGAATTCCAACTAATATAAAACCTAAAATAATATACATAACTGTTTTTATTAAAGATTTTAAAAAAGATATAAGTAAAGGATCATTATTTCTCAATAATAAAGCCTTATCCAAACTTTTAACTATAAATGTTGTTAATTTAGGCCATATAAAACATATAACTAAAAAAGCAACTATTCTTCCAGCAAGCATTGGTAAATAATGCTCTAAGTTTACCATTAGATTTGCTAACATATTTTCATAAAAAGTTTTATTCATTTATTACCTCACAAAATAATTTTTTAACTCTATAAAGTATATTATTTTTTTTTTAAAAGCACAAGAAAAATTATTTTAAATAAAAAAAGAGATATCATAAATAAAAATTATAAAATATGAATAAAAACTTAGAATACCAGTTCACCTATTTTTGGTGATGAAACTCTCATGCCTGAACCATTACCAAAACTATTGTATGGTTTAGGATTTTCTTCTCTTAACCATTCTTTAAAATTTAAACCATAACCAGAATATGGATATTCTCTTCCAAATTTTTGTATTTGTTTAATTAATTCATTTTGAATTTTTGTAGTATCTTTTTCTTTATAGGTATTCACTAAAGCTTGTCCTACTGCAAGTGACATAATACTATCATCAGTAGTCATACTATAAGGAACAAATAATTCAAAATTTTTGTCTTTGACATTATCTATAAATTTATAAGTACTACCTATAATATCCCCAATTATTACTCCTATCATTTTTACCTCCATATAGACTGAATATATTTATATAATATGTTATATTTTATTGGATTGCAACAGTTATAAATATTCTATTGACAAAGATTGTATAATTATATTAAGAAATAAATTGAGGTGAAAATAATGAGTTCAAATTTTAAAATTGAATATATAAATGAAAATGAATATAATAGAATTTTTGTAGTATCAGATATTCATGGTTATTATAATCTTTTTGAAAAATTATTAAATAAAATAGATTTAAAAAAAGATGATTTACTAATTGTTTTAGGTGATAGTTGTGATAGAGGAGAAAATTCTATTGAGTTATATCTAAAATATATTGAATTACAAGAGCAAGGTTATCCAATAAAACATATATGGGGTAATCATGAAGAAATGCTTTATGAGAGTGCTTTTATTTCTTCTTACTATAAAGACTTGTGGTATAAGGTAGGAGGAGATGAAACAGTATATAATTATGTACAGTATATAAAAAAAATTATTGGAAAAGATGATAAAAACCTTTTAGATATTTCAAATGCTAAATGGTTAAAAAATTTTTTAGAGGCTATGCCTTTTATGATAGTATCTGATAAAAGTATATTTGTACATGCTGGTTTTGACTGCTCAAAGTCAGTTGAAGAACAAGAAGTAGATTATCTTGTATGGAATAGAGATAATTTTTGGGAAAATAATAATACTGGAAAAAATATATTTTTTGGACATACTCCAAGTGTGTCTGGGAAAGTTAGAGAATATCCTAATAATGTTTTCTGCCTTGATACAGGAAGCTTTTTTAATTATAGATTGGGGGCTATGGAGGTTAAGAGTAAAGAAATATTTTATGTGGAATAATTAAAATTATTATAAAAACCATTAGTGTTTTAAGAGTTTTAGAATACTCCTAGAACACTAACAGTTATATATTTTTAATCTATCTTATTCCAAATAAAACACCATAGTTAATTTGAACTAAGAAATTAGTATCATCAGAAGAACCGAAAGAGAAATTTACACCTATTTTTCTTAGTTCTGGGTCAATCATAAATTCCCAATGTTCTGGACTTTCTTTCCACGAATCAAAAAAGTAATTAGCTATAAATTTTTCAGAAATCATCTGTGCCTCATTAGATATACTAACTTTTAAAACGTTTTCAAAAGAATATTTTTCCATTAGACTTTTATCTACCTTTTCAAAGACAGTCCAATATTCAGTTTTATTAGGTCTTTTATGTGATACTCTTTTTGCAGCAGTTAATTCATTAGAACGAATTTTTGCAGCTTTTATTAGAGTGTTATCAGTTCTAACATCAGAAGATAAACTTAACTTAGCTCTTTCTTTATTCAATCTTTCAACAAAATATTGATTAAGCTTTTCTACATTTACAAGTTTTTCAATTTGTTTTAGTTCTTTTACAGTATAGAAATTAGATTTATCTTGATGGTAATGATATTTTTCAACTGCCATTTTATATAATTTGTTTTCATTAATAGATTTTAGTTCTTCAAAAGTGTTAGGTAACCAAACATGTAAATCAACCATATATTTATCAGAATATTTCTTTTTAATATTCATAGAATAGGCAGTTAATATGTTCAATATAAATGTAAATACTATAAGTGTTTTAAAAAATTTTTTCATAAATACTATTCCTTTACTATTTTAAAATTATTTAAATCATAGTAAGTACAAGCACCTTTATTAAATACTTCAACATTTATATTTTTATTTTTAGGATAAAAACGACTTGTAAAGACTTCTTCTCCATCATTGATAAAAATTTCTATGGAACTTGTGTCAACAAACATTTGTATATTTTTAAGCTCTTTTAAATAAACAGCTCTTTTATCTCTACCTTCTCCACTTTCATTCATTTCCAATGAAAAAATATTATTTTTATGAGATAACTTTACATCTTCCATAATTAATAAAAATTTGTTTGAGTCTTCAATATCAATTATTAACTCAAAGGTAGAAACTAAAAATTTAATATGGTTATCTGTACTCACTTTTTTATTACTTCTTAGACTTTCAAGTTCTGGTAAAGGTTGTTGTAAAATTTTATTTCCTTTTTTTGATAATATTCTAGGTATAGATAGAGCATGTTGCCACCTATATTCAATAGTCTTATTATTTGTATAGTTTGCATCAGGTATACCCATCCAAGCAATTAACACAGTTCTTCCTTTATTATCAATAAAAGTTTGAGGAGCATAGATATCAAAGCCCCTATCTAACTCTATAAATTCTCCTAAGTTATATGTTTTTTCTTTAAAATTAATATTTATTGGAAAATAGCCAATTTGATAAATATTAGCAAAATTAATTCCATCTTGTTCTATTCCCTGAGGACAACAGATTAAAAACCACTTATCTTCTATTTTTACTAAATCACAACATTCCCACATATAACCATAATTTTTATTAGATTTTATTTCCATAAAATAATCCCATTTTTTTAAATCTGAAGATTTATATAAAATGGCACAACCTATATTATCTTTTGTTCTAGCTCCCAAAATCATAAAATATTCATTTTCAACTTTAAAAACTTTTGGATCACGAACATGAGTAGACATATTTTTAGGATAATCAGAATTTTTTAAAAGAACAATTTTATTTTTGTAATTAAAACCATCTTTTGAAATAAGCTCTATTACATTTTGTTCACGCCCATTTAAAATATAGTCATATTTTTTATCTGTATATTTAACATTTCCAGTATAAAAATAATGAACTTCACCATTTTCTACAAAGGCAGAACCACTGTATACACCATCTTTATCTTCTTTTATATCTGGAAATAGAAAAGCATCATGTTCCTTATAGTCTATCCAATTTTCAGTAGAATAATGTCCCCATAATTTCATTCCCCAAGTTGCAGAAAAAGGAGCATATTGGAAATAAATATGATTTACTCCTTTTATTACACAAAGTCCATTAGGATCATTTAACCAGCCCATAGGTGGCATTAAATGAAAATGCAAACGATAAGGATCACTATCTACCTTTAATCTTAAATTATTACTATTTTTTATAAATTCAAAATATTCTTCTCTATTCATTTTTTATCCTTTTAAGCTTTTTTTATAATAATTGGAGTTTTATTATTTACATCAACTATAACTTTACTTCCTTGTCCAACTTCATTGACTATTATCAAAGTTTGTGTGCTATGTCCAGCTTCTTGAACTTTCTTTAAATCCATTTTTAATAATTTATCCCCTTGCTTAACTTCTTGACCTTCTTCAACATAAGTTTCAAAGCCATCTCCATTCATACTAACTGTGTTTATACCACAATGAATTAAAATTTGGCTTCCATCTTTTAAAGTTAATCCAATAGCATGTTTAGTAGGGAATACTAATTCAACTTTTGCATCAGCAGGAGCTACAACTATTTCTTCAATAGGATTTACTAAAATTCCATCTCCCATAACTTTTGAAGCAAATGTTTCATCGCTCGATTCAGAAATATCTTTTACTTCACCTTTCATAGGTGTAATTAAAGTAATTTCTTCTTTTATTTCTTGTTTTACTTCTTCAATTTTTTCTTCAATAATTTTTTTAGATTTCATACTTCCCATAAAGTAACACAATACAATACCAGCAACAATTCCTATTAAGTGAACAATAATATAGTTTAAATATCCATTATGAGCAGGATCAATTATAGATAAACCAGGAATAGCAGTTGCTCCAAAACCTAATGAAGTTAAATGGAATAAATATACAAATGCTCCTGCTATTGCTCCTGCAATGCAACCAGCTATTAAAGGAAATTTATATTTTAAGTTCACACCAAAAATTGCAGGTTCACTTATTCCAAATAAGATACTTACAAATGAAGGTAATGCAATTTCAGCAACTTTTTTATCTTTACGATGTAATAAATAGTATCCAAGTACAGCTCCACCTTGTGAAATTAATGCAACTGACATCAAAGGATTTAAAAAATTTCTTCCAGTAGTTGCAATTAATTGTGCTTCTGCTGCATTTAAAATATGATGTAAACCAGTGATAACAATAATTTGTTGTAATCCAGCAAATATCATATATCCTATCATACCAAATTCTGTACTTATATATACAAGTCCACCTGTTATATAGTTTGAAAGTTCACGGCCAAGAGGACCAATTATAGTAAATAATAATATTGTAGAGATGAAAACTGTCAACATTGGAGAAACTAAAAGTTTAATAACAGAAGGGATTTTCTTTTCAAAAAATTTATCTAAGGTTGCAACAATATATCCCATCATAAGTGCAACTATGATACCACCTTGAAAGCCAACCATTTGAATTTTTAATCCAAATAAATCTAAAATTTCAGGGTTAAATCCAAGAGTTCCTATTGAATAAGCATTTGCAAGACTTCCATCAAGCATAATTGCTCCAACAACTATACCTAAAATTGCTCTACCTCCAAATCTTTTTGTTGCAGAATAAACAACAACCATAGGTAAGACGGCAAAAATTCCAACAGAAGCTAAGTTAGCTAAACGATTGATTGCATACAGAGTTTGATTTGTTTTGACAGCTTCAAAATTAGCTAAAAATCCAGTAACTCCTAATAAGATTGCAGCTGCTAGAATAGCAGGAATAATTTCTACAAAGACATCTGATAATGCTTTGATAACTTTTTGTAGAGGATTTTCTTTTTTAGCCACTATATCTTTTACATCAGACAAAGACATATTTTCTAATTTAGCTTCTTTTGCAAAAACTTTATAAACTTCATTTACTGTCCCAGCCCCCAGAATAAGTTGTAATTGACTTCCTGCAATAAAACAACCTTTAACCAAATCAATATTTTCTAATTTATCAGTTTTAACTAATGATAAATCTTTAAGGACAATACGAAGACGAGTTGCACAGTGGGCAGCTCCTTGAATA is part of the Fusobacterium nucleatum genome and encodes:
- a CDS encoding ABC transporter ATP-binding protein/permease, with the protein product MLNNLKMLLDKDYTPVKKATYYQLLDILFNMIIYTILFLTIYSLIEKSFTMNKIYCYSGLLIIALIFKSHFGGWGMVKMQKTGSTASKDLRIAMGDHVKKLNLGYFNSHNLGYLINILTMDITDFEQAITHNIPDLLKVLVLSVYLLLITFFINFKLAIIQIIVVLLTIPILKVGGEKLEKIGVEKKTVSAKLISTIIEYISGIEVFKSFGVIGDKFERLEKGFRDLKKYSIKLELAAVPYVLLFQIIIDLLFPILLLLAVRFFMNGELEAKMLVGFIVLSLTLTNVIRNFSASYSVTRYLFLSVAKISDTLNYPTISYKDEDFNFSSYDISFEDVDFSYTKDRKVLKDINFIAKNNEITALVGKSGSGKSTIMSLIARFWDTTKGSIKIGGKDIKEVNPDSLLKNISMVFQDVYLINDTIYENIRMGNLNASKEEIMNAARIANCHDFISKLSKGYDTYIGEGGSTLSGGEKQKISIARALLKNSPIILLDEATASLDADSEHEIKMAINELIKDKTVIIIAHRLNTIKDANKIIVMDDGKIIESGNHEKLMNDKGTYYSMFTAMEKAKEFSI
- a CDS encoding alpha/beta hydrolase, which produces MRKLKFLILFCLFGSMLFSAQKTTKVVKNEYDLNFNPDKYVSKETGINGQKIKYRAYENIVYVKNPIDKDYQNMNIYIPEEYFNNSSIGSYNSNNAPIFFPNTVGGYMPGKADTVGLGRDGKANSLTYALSKGYVVAAPGARGRTLTDDKGNYTGKAPAAIVDLKAAVRYLYLNDEIMPGDANKIISNGTSAGGALSALLGATGNSIDYLPYLKEIGAAETRDDIFAVSAYCPITNLENADSAYEWMYNDVNSYSRMEFTRNTSAQEYNDRSLTHSIVQGNLTDEEIKISNKLKTLFPIYLNSLKLTDDAGNSLTLDKNGNGSFKTYLSIIIRNSANKALKEGKDISQFKKAFTIENNKVVTVNLDVYTHIGDRMKSPPAFDSLDASSGENNLFGDKKSDNKHFTKFSFDINNKAAIEYFSSGKFNDKNNKISVPKMADKNIIKMMNPMYYIENNTSTKYWRIRHGAIDKDTSLAIPAILALKLKNSGKVVDFASPWGQGHGGDYDLEELFNWIDGVVKK
- the dnaN gene encoding DNA polymerase III subunit beta, with amino-acid sequence MKFSINRQKTIEIIGEYSNILKDNPVKPSLAGLFIQAKNNQVVFKGANTEIELIRYANCEIESEGQVLIKPALLLEYIKLLEGENINFEKKDGYLIVNNAEFSILDDNTYPELTEIIPIVIASENTVKFTMSLEKVKFLTNPSAGTDTLFNSIKMIFKDNILELVSTDSFRLIYMKKELNNMINKDILVPGDSIGVLYKIFKDLDEEFSLAASDDKLIVTWKDAYFTCKLLSLSFPDFRPLINNTNHDKRFEFNKDDLNSSLKKVISVTKNSSDSKNVATFNFKGNQLLISGVSANAKINQKVNMIKTGEDLKLGMNCKYIKEFVDNVDKNIIIDATNSSSMLRFMEEGNENYIYLIMPVNIRV
- a CDS encoding extracellular solute-binding protein encodes the protein MKKIFLLFLATIMLVSCGDNKDENTLYVYSWADYIPQFVYEDFENETGIKVVEDIYSSNEEMYTKIKAGGEGYDIIMPSSDYYEIMMKEDMLAKLDKSQLENIKNIDDAYMAKLREFDPENDYGVPYMRGITCIAVNKKFVKDYPRDYTIYNREDLAGRMTLLDDMREVFVPALALNGYKQDANSTEAMEKAKSTILNWKKNIAKFDAESYGKGFANGDFWVVQGYPDNIYRELSQEDRENVDFIVPPGDQGYSSIDSFVVLKDSKNFENAMKFINYIHRPDVYAKISDFIEIPSINTGADKLVTKKPLYDVGKTKDAQLLIDIGDKLNIQNKYWQEILIAN
- a CDS encoding mechanosensitive ion channel encodes the protein MNKTFYENMLANLMVNLEHYLPMLAGRIVAFLVICFIWPKLTTFIVKSLDKALLLRNNDPLLISFLKSLIKTVMYIILGFILVGILGLRATSLVTVLGTAGVAVGLALQGSLSNLASGILILFFKQVSKGDFISSLDKNIEGTVQSIHILYTIIQQLNGPLIIVPNSQIANASIINYSKNPFRRLDLIYSASYDVPVDKVISVLHQVIENEPRIIKNNPDLPVTISLNKQNASSLDYVFRAWVRKEDYLDTMLDCNINVKKFFDKNGIEIPYNKLDLYVKNNINIDNKQ
- a CDS encoding metallophosphoesterase; protein product: MSSNFKIEYINENEYNRIFVVSDIHGYYNLFEKLLNKIDLKKDDLLIVLGDSCDRGENSIELYLKYIELQEQGYPIKHIWGNHEEMLYESAFISSYYKDLWYKVGGDETVYNYVQYIKKIIGKDDKNLLDISNAKWLKNFLEAMPFMIVSDKSIFVHAGFDCSKSVEEQEVDYLVWNRDNFWENNNTGKNIFFGHTPSVSGKVREYPNNVFCLDTGSFFNYRLGAMEVKSKEIFYVE
- a CDS encoding CAP domain-containing protein, with the protein product MKKFFKTLIVFTFILNILTAYSMNIKKKYSDKYMVDLHVWLPNTFEELKSINENKLYKMAVEKYHYHQDKSNFYTVKELKQIEKLVNVEKLNQYFVERLNKERAKLSLSSDVRTDNTLIKAAKIRSNELTAAKRVSHKRPNKTEYWTVFEKVDKSLMEKYSFENVLKVSISNEAQMISEKFIANYFFDSWKESPEHWEFMIDPELRKIGVNFSFGSSDDTNFLVQINYGVLFGIR
- a CDS encoding glycoside hydrolase family 32 protein — its product is MNREEYFEFIKNSNNLRLKVDSDPYRLHFHLMPPMGWLNDPNGLCVIKGVNHIYFQYAPFSATWGMKLWGHYSTENWIDYKEHDAFLFPDIKEDKDGVYSGSAFVENGEVHYFYTGNVKYTDKKYDYILNGREQNVIELISKDGFNYKNKIVLLKNSDYPKNMSTHVRDPKVFKVENEYFMILGARTKDNIGCAILYKSSDLKKWDYFMEIKSNKNYGYMWECCDLVKIEDKWFLICCPQGIEQDGINFANIYQIGYFPININFKEKTYNLGEFIELDRGFDIYAPQTFIDNKGRTVLIAWMGIPDANYTNNKTIEYRWQHALSIPRILSKKGNKILQQPLPELESLRSNKKVSTDNHIKFLVSTFELIIDIEDSNKFLLIMEDVKLSHKNNIFSLEMNESGEGRDKRAVYLKELKNIQMFVDTSSIEIFINDGEEVFTSRFYPKNKNINVEVFNKGACTYYDLNNFKIVKE